The following coding sequences lie in one Methanothermobacter sp. MT-2 genomic window:
- a CDS encoding pyridoxal 5''-phosphate synthase, synthase subunit Pdx1: protein MLHGTEVLKKGFAKMTKGGVIMDVVDSEQAIIAEDAGAVAVMALEKVPADIRSSGGVARMADPNKIEEIMDAVSIPVMAKVRIGHFAEAQILEALGVDMIDESEVLTPADERFHIDKKKFKIPFVCGARNLGEALRRIDEGAAMIRTKGEAGTGNIVEAVRHMRIIMGQIREIKEKEEEELWEFARKIEAPLKLVKETAKLGRLPVVNFAAGGVATPADAALMMQLGADGVFVGSGIFKSENPEAYAKAIVEATAHYDEPEVLLEVSRGLGAAMPGLEISELSDSERLQERGW from the coding sequence ATGCTACATGGTACAGAAGTTCTCAAGAAAGGTTTTGCAAAGATGACCAAGGGCGGCGTTATAATGGATGTTGTAGACAGCGAACAGGCCATCATAGCAGAGGATGCTGGAGCAGTCGCAGTAATGGCCCTTGAAAAGGTCCCCGCCGATATAAGATCCTCAGGTGGGGTTGCAAGGATGGCCGACCCAAACAAGATAGAAGAGATAATGGATGCGGTTTCAATTCCTGTAATGGCAAAAGTTAGAATAGGCCATTTTGCAGAGGCCCAGATACTTGAAGCCCTTGGCGTTGACATGATAGATGAAAGCGAAGTTTTAACCCCAGCAGACGAACGCTTCCATATTGATAAAAAGAAATTTAAAATACCATTTGTCTGCGGTGCAAGAAACCTTGGAGAAGCTCTCCGCAGGATCGACGAGGGAGCCGCGATGATCAGGACAAAGGGCGAAGCGGGCACCGGTAACATCGTGGAAGCCGTCCGTCACATGAGGATAATAATGGGACAGATAAGAGAAATTAAAGAAAAAGAAGAAGAGGAGCTCTGGGAATTCGCAAGGAAAATAGAGGCCCCACTCAAATTAGTAAAAGAGACAGCTAAACTTGGAAGATTACCAGTTGTGAATTTCGCGGCTGGTGGTGTTGCAACACCAGCAGACGCAGCCCTCATGATGCAACTAGGCGCCGATGGCGTGTTCGTCGGCTCCGGAATATTCAAATCAGAGAACCCAGAAGCCTACGCAAAGGCCATAGTAGAGGCAACAGCACACTATGATGAACCTGAAGTCCTATTAGAAGTTTCACGCGGACTCGGCGCAGCCATGCCGGGCCTCGAGATAAGCGAACTTTCAGATTCTGAAAGATTACAAGAAAGAGGATGGTAA
- a CDS encoding nitrogen regulatory protein GlnK, protein MRAIIAIIRPEKLEEVKRNLVDVGCYGMTVTEAKGRGRQLGIRESYRGREYHIDLLPKTRLEIIVNDDKLEEVVDAIVKSAQTGDIGDGKIFILPVEDVVRIRTGERGEKAV, encoded by the coding sequence ATGAGAGCTATAATCGCGATAATAAGACCTGAAAAACTCGAAGAAGTTAAAAGAAACTTGGTGGATGTGGGATGTTATGGTATGACCGTCACTGAAGCAAAGGGGCGCGGCAGACAACTTGGCATAAGGGAAAGCTATCGTGGAAGAGAGTATCATATCGATCTATTACCGAAAACACGCCTTGAAATAATAGTGAATGATGATAAACTCGAAGAAGTCGTGGATGCTATAGTGAAAAGCGCCCAGACAGGAGACATAGGTGATGGTAAAATTTTCATATTACCAGTAGAGGATGTGGTAAGGATAAGAACAGGTGAAAGAGGAGAAAAAGCCGTTTAA
- a CDS encoding ammonium transporter encodes MNATINPGDTAWMLISTALVLLMTVPGVALFYGGLTRKENVLNTMFMSIIAFALASIIWVIYGYPLAFGGDIHGLIGNPINIFMNNININDPAILAPTIPALIYIGFQLTFAAITLALISGAIVERMKFSAWMAFAILWISLVYVPVAHWVWGGGFLAQLGALDFAGGTVVHINSGIAALALIYLLGKRKDTRLLPHHLGYSVIGASLLWFGWFGFNAGSALTAGGLAASAFLVTNTAAAAAMISWIIIDYLKTGKPTLLGAISGAIAGLVAITPAAGFVTVPAAIIIGLITSIFSYFAISYLKAKLGYDDALDVFGIHGVSGLWGSIATGLFAAPFINELGTGLFYGNPGQLLIQILAVVVVMAYSFTVTLIIGKLLDMTIGLRVSEKEEIEGLDANLHEETGYRL; translated from the coding sequence ATGAACGCAACAATAAACCCTGGCGACACCGCTTGGATGCTCATATCAACAGCCCTGGTATTACTCATGACAGTACCAGGAGTCGCACTATTCTACGGTGGACTAACAAGAAAAGAAAACGTACTAAACACAATGTTCATGTCCATAATAGCATTCGCACTGGCAAGCATAATATGGGTAATATACGGCTACCCACTAGCATTTGGCGGGGACATACACGGCCTAATAGGCAACCCAATAAACATATTCATGAACAATATAAACATCAACGACCCTGCAATACTCGCACCAACAATACCAGCCTTAATCTACATAGGATTCCAATTAACATTCGCGGCCATAACATTAGCATTAATCTCAGGTGCAATAGTAGAAAGGATGAAATTCTCAGCATGGATGGCATTCGCCATACTCTGGATAAGTCTAGTCTATGTACCAGTAGCACACTGGGTGTGGGGCGGAGGCTTCCTCGCACAACTAGGAGCCCTAGATTTCGCAGGCGGCACAGTAGTCCATATAAACTCAGGTATAGCGGCACTAGCCCTAATATATTTACTTGGTAAAAGAAAAGACACAAGACTACTACCACACCATCTAGGATATTCCGTGATAGGAGCATCACTACTATGGTTCGGTTGGTTCGGATTCAACGCAGGTTCGGCCCTCACAGCAGGTGGACTTGCAGCATCAGCATTCCTCGTGACAAACACCGCAGCAGCAGCTGCTATGATTTCATGGATAATCATAGATTACCTTAAAACAGGCAAACCCACCCTACTTGGTGCAATATCTGGTGCAATAGCAGGTCTCGTGGCCATAACGCCGGCAGCAGGATTCGTGACAGTACCAGCAGCAATCATAATAGGCTTGATCACCAGTATATTCTCATACTTTGCAATATCCTATCTAAAAGCAAAGCTTGGATATGATGATGCCCTGGACGTTTTCGGCATACATGGAGTCTCAGGCCTTTGGGGTTCAATAGCAACAGGTCTATTCGCAGCTCCATTCATAAATGAACTTGGAACTGGATTATTCTATGGCAACCCAGGACAACTGCTTATACAAATATTGGCAGTGGTAGTTGTAATGGCCTACTCATTTACAGTGACGTTAATCATAGGTAAATTGTTGGATATGACAATTGGGTTAAGAGTATCAGAGAAAGAGGAGATAGAAGGACTCGATGCAAACTTACATGAAGAGACAGGATACAGATTATAA
- a CDS encoding sensory transduction histidine kinase, giving the protein MFDIFLVEDAGLEASDLKEKLESLGFTVNVASEIENVKEFKPDIVLIYTTPERMIEWSVKDLTVPFTFLIDFKDKAVFTGPHCCIDKPLNLEEIKQCTHFVFNKIILEEERYKNLFKYIDTCVAVYQPVDNGKDFIIKDFNRAAEQTEQVKKENILGKRVTEIFPGVEDFGLLEVFKRVYKTGNPEHFPISYYKDDRISGWRDNFVYKLPSGEIVAVYKDVTRQKQLEEELKEKEQLYRSIFDNTGSATAIIEEDTTISLCNKEFEELTGYSKEEIEGKKSWTKFVVEEDLEKMKRYHKLRRMDLSLAPRNYTFKLRDRWGKIRDIQLTIGMIPGTGKSVASLVDVTELRNAERKIRESREKYRAVVETAPNGVLIFDKFGRVVEVNKRALEISGFRKEELIGKDIKELAPRVRIDLVEIFDLFERAIKGEKIKEKVRSFTNLKGEKIYYIAYPSILRKNSEIMGLSLIIEDVTERYKAEKKIKESLMEKETLLREIHHRVKNNMQIIQSLLSLQAARMKEEETQRLLQECQGRIRAMSMVHEHLYQSETIAKINIKEYIEKLLEDLVILYKAKIKKKLKIEKIQLDLDTAIPLGLIINELATNSIKYAFPNGKGTITIKLTKQKNKIKLTIADDGIGLPENIKPEKTETLGLKLVNILTKQLNGKITHKTKPGTKFKITFPQNLKN; this is encoded by the coding sequence ATGTTTGACATTTTTTTAGTGGAAGATGCTGGGCTTGAAGCTTCAGATTTAAAGGAAAAACTGGAGTCTCTTGGTTTTACTGTTAATGTTGCCAGTGAAATTGAAAACGTTAAAGAATTTAAACCCGACATAGTTCTGATATATACCACCCCTGAACGAATGATAGAATGGTCTGTTAAGGATCTTACTGTGCCTTTCACGTTTCTGATCGATTTTAAGGATAAAGCTGTTTTTACAGGTCCTCATTGTTGTATAGACAAGCCTCTTAATCTTGAAGAAATTAAACAATGCACACATTTTGTTTTTAACAAGATTATTTTAGAAGAAGAACGCTACAAGAACCTTTTTAAATATATAGATACTTGTGTGGCAGTTTATCAACCTGTAGATAATGGTAAAGACTTTATCATCAAAGACTTTAATCGGGCTGCTGAACAAACCGAACAAGTGAAAAAAGAAAACATTCTAGGAAAAAGAGTAACGGAGATATTCCCTGGAGTGGAAGACTTTGGCCTATTAGAAGTTTTTAAGAGAGTATACAAGACAGGCAACCCGGAACATTTCCCTATCTCCTATTATAAAGATGATAGGATTAGTGGATGGCGAGACAATTTCGTGTATAAATTACCATCAGGAGAAATAGTAGCAGTATACAAGGACGTGACAAGACAAAAACAATTAGAAGAAGAACTCAAAGAAAAAGAACAATTATACAGGAGCATATTTGATAATACTGGCTCCGCGACAGCCATAATAGAAGAAGACACCACAATATCACTCTGCAACAAAGAATTTGAAGAACTTACCGGCTATTCTAAGGAGGAAATAGAGGGTAAAAAAAGTTGGACAAAATTCGTAGTAGAAGAAGACTTGGAAAAAATGAAAAGATACCACAAGCTGCGCAGGATGGATCTTAGCCTAGCACCCAGAAACTACACTTTCAAGTTACGTGACCGATGGGGAAAAATCAGAGATATACAATTAACCATAGGGATGATTCCGGGGACTGGGAAGAGCGTGGCTTCGCTTGTTGATGTTACTGAGCTTAGGAATGCTGAAAGGAAGATTAGGGAAAGCCGGGAGAAGTACAGGGCTGTTGTGGAAACAGCTCCTAATGGTGTTTTGATTTTTGATAAGTTTGGGAGGGTGGTTGAGGTTAACAAGAGGGCGCTGGAAATTTCCGGGTTCAGGAAAGAGGAGCTGATTGGTAAAGATATTAAAGAATTAGCTCCCAGGGTCAGAATAGACCTTGTGGAGATCTTTGATTTATTTGAACGGGCTATTAAAGGAGAGAAGATAAAGGAGAAGGTTAGAAGCTTCACAAATCTGAAAGGTGAAAAAATCTACTACATAGCATATCCTTCGATTTTAAGGAAAAATAGTGAAATAATGGGCTTATCACTCATCATAGAAGATGTTACTGAGCGTTACAAAGCAGAAAAGAAGATCAAAGAATCCCTCATGGAAAAGGAGACATTGTTGAGGGAGATACATCATCGGGTTAAGAATAATATGCAGATTATTCAAAGTTTGTTAAGTCTTCAAGCTGCCAGAATGAAAGAAGAAGAAACTCAAAGACTGCTACAAGAATGTCAAGGAAGGATACGTGCCATGTCAATGGTACATGAGCATTTATACCAATCAGAAACAATAGCAAAAATCAACATCAAAGAATACATAGAAAAACTCCTAGAAGATCTAGTCATCCTCTACAAGGCTAAAATCAAAAAGAAACTGAAAATCGAGAAAATACAACTAGACCTAGACACAGCCATACCACTCGGCCTAATAATAAACGAACTCGCTACCAATAGCATCAAATACGCATTCCCAAATGGAAAAGGTACCATAACAATAAAACTCACAAAACAAAAAAACAAAATAAAACTAACAATAGCAGACGACGGAATAGGCCTCCCAGAAAATATCAAACCAGAAAAAACAGAAACACTAGGCCTAAAACTCGTAAACATCCTAACCAAACAACTCAACGGAAAAATAACCCACAAAACAAAACCAGGAACAAAATTCAAAATAACATTCCCCCAAAACCTAAAAAACTAA